Proteins co-encoded in one Kribbella solani genomic window:
- a CDS encoding type II secretion system F family protein translates to MSPSTLAALLCGAVAGGAVMLLIVALRGTEPKDDTPSLFRNRSTEHRRNLIRLGAGVAVGLLVLVVTRWLVLAVALGLLAAMADRFFGGTGEERRAIDRLDALATWTEALRDTIAGAVGLEQAIPATAVNAAPAIKPSLNLLVDRLRIREPLPSALMRFADDLDDPSADLIVAALVLNARLRGPGLREVLSALADSAREELDVRRKVAAERRSTRRSVQVVVAITLIMAAGLVLFNPTYMAPYTSFIGQVVLGIVIGLYALGLLWLRRLAKIEVPERFLIGTAKDQRMNGSGEQRMEVVSG, encoded by the coding sequence ATGAGCCCAAGTACGTTGGCGGCCTTGCTTTGCGGGGCAGTAGCTGGTGGCGCGGTGATGCTGCTGATCGTCGCGCTCCGCGGTACGGAACCGAAGGACGACACCCCGTCGCTGTTCCGCAACCGGAGCACCGAACACCGCCGGAACCTGATCCGCCTCGGCGCCGGCGTCGCGGTCGGGCTGCTCGTACTGGTGGTGACGCGTTGGCTCGTACTCGCGGTTGCCCTTGGTCTGCTGGCCGCGATGGCCGACCGCTTCTTCGGCGGTACCGGTGAGGAACGGCGCGCGATCGACCGCCTCGACGCGCTCGCCACCTGGACCGAGGCGCTCCGCGACACGATCGCCGGCGCGGTCGGCCTGGAGCAGGCGATCCCGGCCACGGCGGTGAACGCCGCCCCCGCGATCAAGCCGAGCCTCAACCTGCTGGTCGACCGGCTGCGCATCCGCGAACCGTTGCCCTCGGCCCTGATGCGGTTCGCCGACGACCTCGACGACCCGTCCGCGGACCTGATCGTCGCGGCCCTGGTACTGAACGCCCGGCTCCGGGGACCCGGTCTGCGCGAGGTGCTCAGCGCGCTGGCCGACTCGGCCCGCGAGGAGCTGGACGTACGCCGGAAGGTCGCGGCGGAGCGTCGATCCACCCGGCGCAGCGTCCAGGTGGTGGTCGCGATCACGCTGATCATGGCCGCCGGACTGGTGCTGTTCAACCCGACGTACATGGCCCCGTACACGAGCTTCATCGGGCAGGTCGTACTCGGCATCGTCATCGGCCTGTACGCCCTCGGCCTGCTGTGGCTGCGCCGGCTGGCGAAGATCGAGGTACCGGAGCGGTTCCTGATCGGTACGGCGAAGGACCAGCGGATGAACGGGAGTGGCGAGCAGCGGATGGAGGTGGTGAGCGGATGA
- a CDS encoding TadE/TadG family type IV pilus assembly protein: MTAPDSTPGARRSRTACTPAGPGERHRSRLVEFLRIDAPGNHRLFARGALSPAVAILAVMIFTLAGLVIDGGRQLGARSRAVGYAQEAARVGAAAIQLNVAEAKIDPAKAAAAVAAFCGQVRANDPAVTNCGPTVLTDKEIDIQVDIANKTTFLGLIGKTSLKASGTGQAHAEQGVEKADDSPTIPPIVVNPTTDGPGAPITTARPPTIDLPCPSWTVGSPTPTWTLSPFPFPATCSPNITPTPDPSETPPSGTPPTGGPSTGTPPPSSPPTGRR; this comes from the coding sequence GTGACGGCTCCTGACAGCACGCCCGGCGCGCGGCGGTCCCGTACTGCCTGCACGCCCGCCGGGCCGGGGGAGCGGCACCGGTCGCGGCTCGTCGAGTTTCTGCGGATCGATGCGCCCGGCAACCATCGGTTGTTCGCCCGGGGCGCGCTCAGCCCGGCGGTGGCGATCCTCGCGGTGATGATCTTCACCCTGGCCGGCCTCGTCATCGACGGCGGCCGGCAGCTCGGCGCCCGGTCGCGCGCGGTCGGGTACGCCCAGGAAGCCGCCCGGGTCGGCGCGGCCGCGATCCAGTTGAACGTGGCCGAGGCGAAGATCGACCCGGCGAAGGCAGCCGCGGCGGTCGCCGCGTTCTGCGGCCAGGTCCGGGCCAACGACCCGGCCGTCACCAACTGCGGCCCGACCGTGCTGACCGACAAAGAGATCGACATCCAGGTCGACATCGCCAACAAGACCACGTTCCTCGGGCTGATCGGCAAGACCTCGCTGAAAGCATCCGGTACGGGGCAGGCGCACGCCGAACAGGGCGTGGAGAAGGCCGACGACAGCCCGACCATTCCGCCGATCGTGGTCAACCCGACGACCGACGGACCCGGCGCGCCGATCACCACCGCACGGCCGCCGACGATCGACCTGCCCTGCCCGAGCTGGACCGTCGGCTCACCGACGCCGACCTGGACGCTGTCGCCGTTCCCGTTCCCGGCGACCTGCTCGCCGAACATCACCCCGACGCCCGACCCGTCCGAGACCCCGCCGTCCGGCACGCCACCGACCGGCGGCCCGTCCACCGGCACCCCGCCACCCTCGAGCCCGCCGACCGGCCGGCGTTAG
- a CDS encoding CpaF family protein, whose product MSADQELVRKLRVQVAERLNEQRRRDQVNGVPPMSAEDEREYARSLIVQVLEDHARYELAEGRTPPTPDDDAQIAGAIHSALFGVGRLQPLIDDPEVENIDINGCDQVFVQYGDGREETPGPVAESDEELVELIQVLAAHAGLTSRPFDSANPQLDLRLPDGSRLSAVMGVTSRPAISIRRARLGRVFLKDLVTNGTISDDVGSFLRAAVAARKNIMIAGATNSGKTTLLRALANEIQPHERLITVERSLELGLGEFKDLHPNVVAFEERLPNSEGVGEVTMADLVRRSLRMNPSRVIVGEVLGDEIVTMLNAMSQGNDGSLSTIHSNSSMEVFNRISTYAIQAMERLPMDATQMLIAGALDFVVFIRKHNDYQRGGGLSRYVESIREVTGWDGRVLSGEVFAAGPDGRAAAHAPIACMDELEHFGYQPLVHGTWA is encoded by the coding sequence ATGAGCGCTGACCAGGAGCTGGTCCGCAAGCTGCGGGTGCAGGTGGCGGAACGGCTGAACGAGCAGCGCCGCCGGGACCAGGTCAACGGCGTACCGCCGATGAGCGCGGAGGACGAGCGGGAGTACGCCCGGTCGCTGATCGTGCAGGTACTCGAGGACCACGCCCGGTACGAGCTGGCCGAGGGCCGGACGCCGCCGACGCCGGACGACGACGCGCAGATCGCGGGCGCGATCCACTCCGCGCTGTTCGGGGTCGGCCGGCTGCAGCCGCTGATCGACGACCCCGAGGTCGAGAACATCGACATCAACGGCTGCGACCAGGTCTTCGTGCAGTACGGCGACGGCCGCGAGGAGACGCCCGGCCCGGTCGCCGAAAGCGACGAGGAACTGGTCGAGCTGATCCAGGTGCTGGCCGCGCACGCGGGTCTGACCAGCCGCCCGTTCGACTCGGCCAACCCGCAGCTGGACCTCCGGCTGCCGGACGGTTCCCGGTTGTCGGCCGTGATGGGCGTGACGTCGCGGCCGGCGATCTCGATCCGGCGGGCCCGGCTCGGCCGCGTGTTCCTCAAGGACCTGGTCACCAACGGCACCATTTCCGACGACGTCGGTTCGTTCCTCCGGGCGGCGGTCGCGGCCCGGAAGAACATCATGATCGCCGGCGCCACGAACTCCGGGAAGACCACGCTGCTGCGGGCGCTGGCGAACGAGATCCAGCCGCACGAGCGCCTGATCACGGTCGAGCGTTCGCTGGAGCTCGGCCTGGGGGAGTTCAAGGACCTGCACCCGAACGTGGTCGCGTTCGAGGAACGGCTGCCGAACTCCGAAGGCGTCGGTGAGGTCACGATGGCCGACCTGGTCCGCCGATCGCTGCGGATGAACCCGTCCCGGGTGATCGTCGGCGAGGTGCTCGGTGACGAGATCGTGACGATGCTGAACGCGATGAGCCAGGGCAACGACGGCTCGCTGTCGACGATCCACTCGAACAGCTCGATGGAGGTGTTCAACCGGATCAGCACGTACGCGATCCAGGCGATGGAACGGCTGCCGATGGACGCCACCCAGATGCTGATCGCCGGTGCGCTCGACTTCGTCGTGTTCATCCGCAAGCACAACGACTACCAGCGCGGCGGTGGGCTGAGCCGGTACGTGGAGAGCATCCGCGAGGTCACCGGCTGGGACGGCCGGGTGCTGTCCGGCGAGGTGTTCGCGGCCGGACCGGACGGCCGGGCCGCGGCGCACGCGCCGATCGCCTGCATGGACGAGCTCGAACACTTCGGCTACCAGCCGCTGGTTCACGGAACTTGGGCGTGA
- a CDS encoding type II secretion system F family protein — translation MTWAFITGGLAGLGVYVLVRMFIKPRANVLSTIARIDAGRGGYTSGATTSAAGERVLGGVDRARETLGRRLEAEANARGWAFGKLRRDLAVMNQPFAAMLATKVFFALGALIFIPIVLFLFAAIGFSAPGAAPAIVTVAFMALAFFLPDLTLRQQAEKRRRDFRHVVGSFLDLVAMNLAGGRGLPEALMTASTIGDHWAMARIRQALANARLIGITPWDAMARLGEDLGVDELRDLASALALAGDEGAKIRASLLARAASLRRKELADVEGKAGERSQSMLVAQLVMIAAFFLFLAFPAGVAILGS, via the coding sequence ATGACCTGGGCCTTCATCACCGGCGGCCTGGCCGGACTCGGCGTGTACGTGCTGGTGCGGATGTTCATCAAACCGCGGGCCAACGTACTGTCCACGATCGCGCGGATCGACGCCGGCCGCGGCGGGTACACCAGTGGCGCCACCACCAGCGCGGCCGGCGAGCGCGTACTGGGCGGCGTCGACCGGGCCCGGGAGACGCTCGGCCGGCGGCTCGAGGCCGAGGCGAACGCGCGCGGCTGGGCGTTCGGGAAGCTGCGCCGCGACCTCGCGGTGATGAACCAGCCGTTCGCCGCGATGCTCGCGACCAAGGTGTTCTTCGCGCTCGGCGCGCTGATCTTCATCCCGATCGTGCTGTTCCTGTTCGCCGCGATCGGGTTCAGCGCACCGGGCGCGGCGCCCGCGATCGTGACGGTCGCCTTCATGGCGCTCGCGTTCTTCCTGCCCGACCTGACGCTGCGCCAGCAGGCGGAGAAGCGGCGGCGGGATTTCCGGCACGTGGTCGGCAGCTTCCTGGACCTGGTCGCGATGAACTTGGCCGGCGGCCGCGGCCTGCCGGAGGCGCTGATGACCGCGTCGACCATCGGCGATCACTGGGCGATGGCGCGGATCCGGCAGGCGCTCGCGAACGCGCGGCTGATCGGCATCACGCCCTGGGACGCGATGGCCCGGCTCGGCGAGGACCTCGGCGTGGACGAGCTCCGCGACCTCGCCTCCGCGCTGGCGCTGGCCGGCGACGAGGGCGCGAAGATCCGGGCCTCGCTGCTGGCCCGGGCCGCGTCGCTGCGGCGGAAGGAGCTCGCCGACGTCGAAGGCAAGGCCGGAGAGCGCTCTCAGTCCATGCTCGTCGCGCAGCTGGTGATGATCGCGGCGTTCTTCCTGTTCCTGGCCTTCCCGGCCGGCGTGGCCATCCTCGGAAGTTAG
- a CDS encoding TadE family protein has translation MRLGRRTRPTRWWRGRRRSERGVSTLELAILAPAILTLIFLSIQTALWLYGRSVALNAAQEGVSRLRLVQPPVYTTGVGEKVRSDIQSYAAQLGGTTLQHTEVPFPSYNSPEGMVSFTVTGETVSLVPGLTLKVSRTATGRIEQFEADK, from the coding sequence ATGCGGCTGGGACGACGGACCCGCCCGACCCGCTGGTGGCGGGGGCGACGGCGGTCGGAGCGTGGGGTCAGCACCTTGGAGCTGGCGATTCTCGCGCCGGCCATCCTGACGCTGATCTTCCTGTCCATCCAGACCGCGCTCTGGCTGTACGGGCGGTCCGTCGCGCTCAACGCCGCCCAGGAAGGCGTTTCCCGGCTGCGGCTGGTGCAGCCACCCGTGTACACGACCGGGGTTGGGGAGAAGGTGCGGTCCGACATCCAGTCGTACGCGGCGCAGCTGGGCGGGACCACGTTGCAGCACACGGAGGTGCCGTTCCCGTCGTACAACAGCCCGGAAGGCATGGTTTCGTTCACCGTCACCGGTGAGACCGTGTCGCTCGTACCAGGACTGACGCTGAAGGTGAGCCGGACCGCGACCGGCCGGATAGAACAGTTCGAAGCCGACAAGTGA
- a CDS encoding TadE/TadG family type IV pilus assembly protein: protein MTLGSRERGTMALEMVILAPVLLLLFMFLLACGRYFQTSSLLESAARDGARGASQARSLPEAQSRVDQAVSDAMGQGVKSCKATAAGSITTGFVAGQPLSVEVTCTINYKDLGLLGLGGDTTITKRFTSSLDPYRGVRGDGS, encoded by the coding sequence ATGACGCTGGGGAGCCGCGAGCGCGGCACGATGGCGCTGGAGATGGTGATCCTGGCGCCGGTGCTGCTCCTGCTGTTCATGTTCCTGCTTGCCTGCGGGCGGTACTTCCAGACCTCGTCGCTGCTGGAGAGCGCGGCCCGCGACGGTGCCCGCGGCGCCAGCCAGGCGAGATCGTTGCCCGAGGCCCAGAGCCGGGTGGACCAGGCCGTCAGCGACGCGATGGGCCAGGGGGTCAAGTCCTGCAAGGCGACCGCGGCGGGGTCGATCACCACCGGCTTCGTGGCCGGGCAGCCGCTGTCCGTCGAGGTCACTTGCACGATCAACTACAAGGATCTCGGCCTGCTTGGACTCGGCGGCGACACCACCATCACCAAGCGCTTCACGTCATCCCTCGACCCGTACCGGGGGGTGCGCGGTGACGGCTCCTGA